Part of the Mauremys mutica isolate MM-2020 ecotype Southern chromosome 1, ASM2049712v1, whole genome shotgun sequence genome is shown below.
TCCGGGCAGGGCTCCCCCTGGGTGGCGGGCGGAGGCCCCGGCGAGCCGCTCGCAGCCTCCAGGCCCTGCGGCCCGACCGGGCCTTCCGGGGCCGCCGCCAAGGCCGCCTGCCGCTCCAGCCACCGGGGGTTCACGTACACGGTCCTCAGCCGCGGCGCCgcccccgccctgctgcccccGGGCCCCGGCTCCCGCGCCAGCCCGGCCAGCTCCCGGAAGATGCCCAGCGCGGCGGGCAGGCCGCTGCCCTGCGCTCGGGGGGCCGGCGGGGCCAGGAGCGGGGCGAGGAGCGGGACGGGGGCGGCCCACGGGTGGGAGACCCCGGCAGGCCCCGCCGCGCTaccgggcggggccgggagcagccccgCTAGGCCCAGCTCTCCCTGGGCGCCGCCGAGCCCCTCCGCCCGCGGGGCCCAGCGGGGCAGGCCGAGCCCCGCCCGCTCCCGGGAGCCTCCCGCCTCTCGAAGCCCCGCCAGCGGCGCCCCCTGCGCCTGgggggggcccggggctccaAGCCGGCGCCGGCGGCGGCTCCTCCGCCTCCCACGTGGCATCGGCGCGGCTGGGGCTGACGGGCcgcgggaggcggcggcggctccggctccagccccagtggTGGGGCGGAGCGGCAGGAGCCAGCCCGCAGGACCGGGGCGGATCGGTGCTTCCAGGGCCCTACAGCCGCCCAGGCCAGCGAGTCCCGTCTCTGCTCCCCGGAACTAGGGACCCGCAgggccggccccgccccgcccccgtgaCAGGGACTCACCGCCGCCCTCCGGCCCgagctgctcctccctccccagttttacacacacacaccccggactCACATCTGTGTTCCGGGGCCCAGTTGCAATGCAGGTGCCCTGTGTGCGGCCCCTCGCTTCATGCCCAGAGCTTTCTGTggcccagagcagggagagcTGCGCGGTTGCACTGGCTGGAAGCGGGGCCCCAAGGCTGGTGTTGCAGTCAGGGACTGTTTCCAAGACCCCACTTAGGGAATCACGTGGTGGTGAACTCAGTTTAAACACAATATAGCTATGGGCAGACTGTCTACCCCAAATCATGTCACAAGCTACGGTCCCAGTGGGTACACAAAGCAGCTGTGTGGTAACATAGTTTATGCATGTGGCTAATTGGGCAAAAGCATGGTTTGGTTAGTCAGGATGGACATGGCCAGTGTGAGCTATGTGTCTGTACCAGGGCTAATAAAACCTGGCTATAACACAGTTTGGCTCCTCTTGACACACTAGCCAGCTAATTTTAACTAAATACAGTTGCTAAACATGGCTGCTTGCTCTGTATAGGTGAGGGTCTAATTTATCTAAAAACTAGGACCAGGTTTAGATGGGGCCTTAGTGGCAGACAGCTCTGTTCTGCTGTTGTCAGTCTAAGGGGAGGGACTGTGAAAGCAGATCCTGAGAGGGGACCATTCACCCCATGTCATGGTGGCTTATAGCCAAACAGTTTCATGTGTGTGATACACAAGTGTGTGTGCCgctgttgccaactttcacgcagtaaataagcaccccgactttcacaataaaccaaaaatcaagctaatcccatttcaaaacaaggccaaaacaagccaatccctaagaacctcaacattctatgtgactagatccccctggtGTGCAGTGTGGAGTCAATCCCTGACTTCCCCCCagcttgcccctgcttgccgggagccaatcaaaaaaaagaagcaacaagctacaggCCAAACAAGCAGCAAGCTATAAacaaaaaactagccaacaaacaGCTCACAAGCCAATTTAGCCAAAAACAAGCtcaatttctgtttttttttccccatgggtttgGCATGTGCTGCCAGTGATTCAGGGAACACATCACAGTAAATGGCATTTGAGAGAAACATTGTTATGAATTTGTATTTGCAGTTTCATTTAGCTCTTTTCTTTGGTTAGTAAAACTTAATTTCCTGTTGGAGTTATGTGTTCATCTGAACCTCTTGGCTGAATAATGTAATATGTTGGGAGTGTTTGATTTGGAGTGTAAAGCTGATTACTGAAAGGCTCTATCTAAtctataataaaaaatattatgtGGGGGCCGAGAATCATTCCAGCTCCTTATTTATCTCATTTGACTATTAATTTGTATCTCTATTTATAAAgaatttatgtttttaaatataatgtCCTTATGGATCAGGCTCTAGCAGATAAGGAGCTGCTGGTCTGAGTGAAGTCTGCTGACATTAGGAGGTGCCATAGCTACTTACCTGTGGAGTTCTGAGCCAGGTCAGGAGTGAGTAAATGTAAGGACTATGGAGGGAGCCAGGGTCCTGCAATCAGCTGCAGTTCCAGTCATGTCCAAATCTTTTGTTATGGGGATGGCCcagtcctgttcccattgaagtcattaaCAAAACTGAAAGGTATTTGAGCCTAgatgctcaaaggtatttagacatataacttccattgatttcaatgggagtgaggagcctaaacacctttgaggatctgggacaTGGTTACTATCCTGTGTGGATATTATGTTCACCTACTTGCCAATGGGAACAGAATTCTGAAGTCTTGCTTTCAGAGCACACCCCTGTCGAGTGGCAGCTCCGAACAGGGTTAGACAATATGGTGGTAAAAACACCTCTATGCTGGTGGTGTATGCTACCATTTATGCCATGATGTAGATAAGGCCTCTGCTACAGACTTAACAACCCTTCCTTCTTCAGCTGAGGACTAGGAAAGCTACATCTTAGGTATCAGCCTATTGTGACATTACTGCTTTATTTAAAATCTCCAGTCCTCCAATTGGTCCTCTGACAAAAAATATTAATTCAAGACTTGGAGTTTCTAATGTAAGAAAGAAGTAAGAAAAAATAAGTTAACTACATATTTTTAATTATACTTGAGCCCATTTTGATACATTGTACAGCAGTAATGAAAGGATGCaacccctttttctttttctttccaattAACTTTTAACTTAAGTTTAACAAGGTTTTAGTCACAGTAGCAGGAGAATCTGTGTTCAGTTTGTGAAATGAAGTTCATATTTTGTAGCGACGTTTCATTCATATTCTGTAGTGACTATGAGCAAAAATTACTGCTGGCATAAGTAGGTACATTTCTAGTGATGagtttttaaactttttgtttttaaattcctctcaagtaacttaaaaaaaaccaaccccaaaaCTCAACCTCTTACTAACTCATCAAACTGGGGCATTAGTCTTATCAGAATTTGTTGAAAATTTTGTACAGCACAATAATTCCTCTAAAACTTGCCTGTCTACAATAGGGGCTATGCACTCATAGACTTTGTAGTGTGGACATAGTCCTAGGCTGCCACTGAAAACCCTGTGGGCAGCAACATAACCAGCAATCATGCCATATTATCAGCATAACCAGCAATCAGTGTCATATTACTGTTTCTTGAgaaagcagcagcaaagacaaTCACTAAAAGTGTTCGCTTTAGTCTTTTATTGTGTTGCCTCCAGACCCTCTGTTCTGACAATACCAGCCTTATCTGCTTGTTTATCAGCTTCTCACACAAACCTCCACACATCTTTTTACAAACTGCCCTTTACGCATGGAACTCCTTTTCTAAAGTAATCCGTAAATCTCTtccttcaaatcccacctcaGAACCCACATCTGTCATGACACCTATCAGATATCAGATACCAAACAATGGTTAggttggaggaggagggaagggaatgCAGACACTTGGCACCTACTTCATTtatagcctttaaaaaaaacaacacagaccATATCATTGTATTTATTTGAGTGTGTCTCTTTCCATGTGCCTCATATGTCCATtgtctaaggccctgattctgcaactgCCTCTGTGTGGGTGGACACCAGTGTTGAAGTCAAGATAGCTCCTCATGCATGCAGGGCTTTGCCCGTATGAAAGCAGTGTCAGGGTCTGGGCCTAAAAAGATAAGCTCTTCTGAGCAAGACATGCATCCTTGTGTTAAcacaacagggctctgatcctgaTTGGGGCTCTGTGCACTAGTgcaacataaataataataaataataatataattaataatagtggTACAGAAGGATAAATATACTGGAAGTGAGAGAAAGGGTAGAATATCAGAGAAACCTGCCTTAACTGACAATGGGATAGGGGAAGGATAGGAATAGTAATGACATTCAACTACCAGGAGGGTCTGGGTGGGATGAAAAGATAATAAAAAAGCTCATTCACCAAGCAGGTAGAAGGGAGCTGGTCTTCAAATTTATCAGATATCTACTACCAGAGAGTCATGCAAAAGAACAATGGCCAGAAACGGCAACCTGATAGGAATCTCAGTACATTTCTCAGCAACTTACAAGTGCCACTGTGGGAAAAAATGGTTATCAACTAGAAGGTGTCTGGTAAACTTTTCATACTCTGCAGTAATGGAGTTTGAGCTGAGTGGAGGTTAGTGCTGAGTAGTAAACTCAAATAGTAGCTAGCAGAGGTAGGAGTTAATAAATACAGCACATTCAAAATTTTAGTCATGCAGTAAACAGCAGGCAGCAAAATTTGGGTGCTGTAATGTCATTACGTTAGCAGGTTGTAAAAAGCGAGGAGATGGGCTAAAGAACGAAgcaaaaactgaaataaagagTGGCTAATGAAAGATCCAACAAGTCTGAATATGAAACATGCAAGATTCCTGTTTATGATTGAAGACAATGAAAGATATATGCAGTGCAATTTGTATTCAATTAGAGAGAGACATACATGTCAGTTGAAGTCTCAGGCTTGGTCTCCATTACAAAACATTGCCATCTGAACACGGTTGTGAACATTTGTGATGATAAAATGCTGGACATGATGTAGCATAACAGTCAATATAGATTCAGGACAAATCATGTTCAGCTTTGTGGTAGCAAATTGTGTTTAAAGCTTACTGCTGAGCTGAGTTTAAAGCACAGGGTttggtcaatgtaagctgccttgtgtcgaCCTAGCTGTGAAAGTGTCTTCACATAAATTTGACTCCTGCCAACGTAAGTGCCTCTCTACACTGGTTTAGTAACACCATCTCCCCGAGCGGCATAAAATCATGGttgacataattaggttgataTAATAGCAGTGTAGACTTTTGTTTACAGTCTCGCATGCTCAGTCGTATAGTGCCTTCGCTACTAGTTTTCTTAAGttttagtgcaggggtaggcaacctatggcgtgggtgccaaaggcggcatgcaaggtgattttcagtggcactcacactgcccgggtcctggccaccggtccgggggactctgcattttaatttaattttaaatgaagcttcttaaacattttaaaatccttatttactttacatacaacaatagtttagttatatattatagacttatagaaagaaaccttctaaaaatgttaaaatgtattactggcacgcaaaaccttaaattagagtgaataaatgaagactcggcacaccacttctgaaaggttgctaacGCCTGTgttagtgggtttttttaatctgtaCATATGTTCAGTTATGTATTTTAGTGTGCACGCCACTTTCTGCTTCATGTGCTATCCATGCTTCACATGATTGAGTTTGCAGGTGAACacacacaagcaatttaataactgGGGTGGCAGTATGCCGACGTAAGTTAagtcaacataattttgtagAGTAGACATGGCCTATGATTCTGATGATCCATCTGTGAGTTGCTAAACTGGCACTTGTGACTGACGATCCAGAGTTGGATCACTCACTGGAGATAGGCATATAGTATACAGGGGAGCCTTGAATAGGGGAAATGGAACCATAGGACCCCTTCCCCACTTTGTGGACAAGTGCAAAGGGAAACAACTTgtgccttcccccccaccccttggaacaGTAACCTAGGCAGCCCTTCCCCAGTGATGGAGTATTGGGGAGGGTATGAGAGGGGATTCAGGCTGCATTTTACAACTGGATTCTCTGGCTGATGATGTGCAGGTGCATTTCCCACAGGATAACTGGGGAGAGCAGGACACAGCTTCAATTCCCAGCATCTCTACTCCTCTCTCTTTTCTTGTCCCCATAATGTTCCTTGATAAgactggaggagggggagaggaagagagctgATAGCTGCAGCTCTGTAAAGAAGTTTGCACAGCGCACATGGGTTCCAATATTGCTAACACTCTGTCATGCAGCTCCAAAACCAAGATCAAATAACTATTCATATTTTACATTTTAGACCTTCTTCTTGGTACCATGTATAACCCTTCAGCCAGGTGGCGTtgacagcaacaagggctgggttcaatatccagggccagctttaggaagtgtggggcccaattggAACATTTtcagcagggatgactaaaaaaaaaaaaaaatgtaaaaaaagagggggtgcggggctggctggagacaggggctggctgtgggcagggcagggggtgcgggacTGGTGCAggtagggggtgcagcagggactggctgtgggcagggggtgtgggtacagggggtacagcccaccctgtacagtaagtgccccctcctcctcccttccccaccggggtagcagcagcagcccagggcttggcagctatttaaagggcccagggctctcctGCCTCTAccaccctggccctttaaatagccgcggaagccctgggaaagggttcctcttaacattacaaaacctaaacagTGCCACCCCTCACCCAGATATCTGGGTAAAGAACTAAATACTATCCCATgctgcctctaagaggcaatacttccccactcacgaGCACTGggtctgtgtataacaaaagaaaacttttattaaGAGCAGAAGGaattca
Proteins encoded:
- the LOC123348023 gene encoding collagen alpha-2(VIII) chain-like → MPRGRRRSRRRRRLGAPGPPQAQGAPLAGLREAGGSRERAGLGLPRWAPRAEGLGGAQGELGLAGLLPAPPGSAAGPAGVSHPWAAPVPLLAPLLAPPAPRAQGSGLPAALGIFRELAGLAREPGPGGSRAGAAPRLRTVYVNPRWLERQAALAAAPEGPVGPQGLEAASGSPGPPPATQGEPCPEAASPYVGLRRPLGYQLAKATKEQIWRGEFIDLFSLLHTELAPEHEPGQGLGDTLDQWVSAFLVYASVLCEKHPNRCGAMFKYLDVIRKFHATYGGTSWLHYDEDFRRLAAKDPTMAWGDVDLNLWIKWMAPLKPSATREPQAAGDQQAPLRSQNSRTDDKSQTSHF